Below is a window of Agathobacter rectalis ATCC 33656 DNA.
TTGCGGCATATGTATATGATCTCCACATTATAGACTTCATCGCCGTTCGGATAGATGTAGTGTGTTTCCTCGCCTGAATTGATATAAAACAGCTCCATCTCGTCTGCAACAAGCCCCATCTCCTCAAAGAGTTCTCTTTTTGCAGCCTCCTCGACAGTCTCTCCAAGCTCTATAGAACCGCCTGCATATCCCCACTGGTGATTGTCTGTGCGCTTTTCGAGAAGCACCTGTCCGTTTTCATTTTCAACGATGATGCTCGCTCCCGCCTGCAGTAAAGGGGCATGTCCGACCACCTTTCTAAGATCCATTATATAATTGCTCATGTTGTGTCCTTTCTTATTTTGCCACAAAAAATCCGCTGTACTATAATACCTATAGTATAGCGGATTTCAAATTTGTTTTCCATATATAAACTACATAAAATTCATCAGCTCACAGCCCTGTATTCCTCAAGCGCTTCCTTAGCCCTTGGCGTAAGCCTGCGTGGAACCGAAATCTCAACAGTCACATACTGGTCTCCCTTTACTGAAGGATTCTTCATGCTCGAAATACCCTTGCCCTTGAGACGTATCTTGCTGCCGCCCTGTGTACCTGCCTTGATGCTGCACTCCACATCTCCATAAAGAGTATGCACCCTCGCCTTACCACCGAGAGCCGCTGTCGTAAACGGAACACGGATTGTACTGTATACATTCTGTCCCTTACGCTCAAACTCCCTGCTCGGTGTCACATTTACGTTGAGAAGCACATCTCCGGCTGCACCACCGTTTCTGCCCGGATTTCCCTGTCCTTTAAGTCTGACTGTCTTGCCAGACTCGATTCCTGCCGGAATATGGATGGACAGATTGGAAACCTTGCCTGTGGTCGGATCCTGTAACGAAATAGATTTCTCGCATCCGAAAACAGCCTCGTCAAATGAAATCGTAAGGTCAGCCATAACATCAGAACCCTTGTGGCTCGATGAACGTCCCCGCGCTGAACCACCTGTGAAGTTGCTCCAATCTGCACTGTTTCCACCGAAGCCCCCTGCACCACCTGTGCTGTACGAGCCACGACTTCCGGAGCTGCCACCATGTGAAAACATATCTCCGAACATTGAGAAAATATCATCCATATCCCCGGAGCCGTTCTCAAAATGAAATTCCTGATGTGTAAATGGTCCGCCATTTGAGCTGTATGAGCCACTGAAAGAGCCATTGCCGCCAAAGCCACCAAATCCACCGAAGCCGCCCTGCGCAGCCTGCCTTGCAGCCTCCTCGGAAAAGCCCTCCTGCAGACCAGCAAAGCCAAACTCATCATAAAGCTTACGTTTTTTCTCATCACTTAATACATTGTATGCCTCCGTGACATCCTTAAACATCTCCTCAGCGTGCGGATTGCCTGCATTTGTATCAGGATGATACTTCTTTGCCAGCTTACGATACGCCCTCTTTATTGCCTCTTTATCCGCACTCTTGTTCACTCCGAGAGTCTCATAATAATCTCTCTTTGCTGCCATTATACTCACCTGCCTTTCTATTTACCTGTAACAATTTATCATCATAATTAAACAATATACATTACACCATATAGTATAAGCGGACTGCACAGGCAGCCCGCTTATCATTTGCAATATCTGATTATCCCTCGATGGAGATACATTTCTTTTCCTCAACCTGTGGTTTAGGCTGCTTCTTTGGAATATCCAGGCGAAGGATTCCATGCTTGAAGGATGCCTTTATGTCATCCTGCTCAATCTCGTCACCCACATAGAAGGTTCTCTGACAGCTTCCTGAGTAGCGCTCTCTGCAGATATACTTCTTGCCCTCTTCCTCTTTCTGATCTTTCTCTAAGCCTTTCTCTGCTGTAATGGTCAGATAACCATTCTCTAAAGAAGCCTTAATCTCATCCTTTTTGAATCCCGGAAGATCCATCTCAAGCTCATAGCCTTTATCGCTTTCCTTGATATCGGTGAGCATCATTCTCTTTCCGTTGTGTCCGTATAATTTCTTCTGTGCCTTCTGTACGTCCCTGTCATCAAACCAAGGATCATTGAACCATGGATCACTGAAAAATGTATCAAATAAGTTGTTGTTTGTAGTTGTTAATAACATAGGTCATACCTCCTTATATACCTGTA
It encodes the following:
- a CDS encoding NUDIX hydrolase — its product is MSNYIMDLRKVVGHAPLLQAGASIIVENENGQVLLEKRTDNHQWGYAGGSIELGETVEEAAKRELFEEMGLVADEMELFYINSGEETHYIYPNGDEVYNVEIIYICRKYHGTIKRQEEEVEELKFFDVDDIPEDISDPIRPVFREYIKMRKRE
- a CDS encoding DnaJ C-terminal domain-containing protein, whose protein sequence is MAAKRDYYETLGVNKSADKEAIKRAYRKLAKKYHPDTNAGNPHAEEMFKDVTEAYNVLSDEKKRKLYDEFGFAGLQEGFSEEAARQAAQGGFGGFGGFGGNGSFSGSYSSNGGPFTHQEFHFENGSGDMDDIFSMFGDMFSHGGSSGSRGSYSTGGAGGFGGNSADWSNFTGGSARGRSSSHKGSDVMADLTISFDEAVFGCEKSISLQDPTTGKVSNLSIHIPAGIESGKTVRLKGQGNPGRNGGAAGDVLLNVNVTPSREFERKGQNVYSTIRVPFTTAALGGKARVHTLYGDVECSIKAGTQGGSKIRLKGKGISSMKNPSVKGDQYVTVEISVPRRLTPRAKEALEEYRAVS
- a CDS encoding Hsp20/alpha crystallin family protein, producing MLLTTTNNNLFDTFFSDPWFNDPWFDDRDVQKAQKKLYGHNGKRMMLTDIKESDKGYELEMDLPGFKKDEIKASLENGYLTITAEKGLEKDQKEEEGKKYICRERYSGSCQRTFYVGDEIEQDDIKASFKHGILRLDIPKKQPKPQVEEKKCISIEG